From one Brachypodium distachyon strain Bd21 chromosome 4, Brachypodium_distachyon_v3.0, whole genome shotgun sequence genomic stretch:
- the LOC100839136 gene encoding metallothionein-like protein 1: MSCSCGSSCNCGSNCTCGKMYPDLAEQASTTSSTQAQVLVLGMAPEKKQEQFEMAGVSGEGCSCGDNCKCNPCNC, encoded by the exons ATGTCTTGCAGCTGTGGATCAAGCTGCAACTGTGGCTCAaactgcacttgcgg GAAGATGTACCCAGACCTGGCAGAGCAGGCcagcaccaccagcagcacccAGGCCCAGGTGCTGGTTCTCGGCatggcgccggagaagaaacAGGAGCAGTTCGAGATGGCCGGCGTGTCCGGCGAAGGGTGCAGCTGCGGCGACAACTGCAAGTGCAACCCTTGTAACTGTTAG
- the LOC100822883 gene encoding probable GTP-binding protein OBGM, mitochondrial isoform X1, with amino-acid sequence MGKVIDRNEAHGPHPLLGPWPSTLARHSRTLPLLGPPPWISPPPPARRRSTAPLLILQRLSNPIRIQQSVLLFREDAALAAARSPSPAPHLAGERVSRRVGRWGELPWLCAGGQEGEGGAFAVVWCVQARGMVDRFRLRARGGDGGNGCVSQRRSRSDRQGRPDGGNGGTGGDVILECSGSIWDFSSLQHHTKAGRGGHGLPKNQIGTRGSDKVARVPVGTVIHLVCGELPFFTVNTPTRSLDPWDIPDAAEHSAASSDQMNSRESINGNESKRGSNDQWEKQTCSGTGSKTGFPNTEDYNVSSTQHKVEIDETDPFDSEYDEFWEDEDEDDSEEEDTEEEREEDDVQYSVAELTRPGQRLIVAQGGEGGLGNVSIGKGMRMSKENRLQEIARLSGGQQGTESFLVLELKSIADVGLVGLPNAGKSTLLSALSRAQPEIADYAFTTLRPNIGSLTYEDYFSVKVADIPGLIKGAHENRGLGHAFLRHIERTKVLTYVLDLAATLNGRKGTPPWEQLHDLVVELEHYQEGLTKRPSLIVANKIDEEGADAMYDELKRRVQGVPIFPLCAILQEGVPDLRVGLRDLMDASEPQVVDLSKIIVD; translated from the exons ccctccggcgcgccgccggagCACCGCACCCTTACTAATCCTACAGCGGCTTTCCAATCCAATACGAATTCAGCAGTCCGTGCTGCTGTTTAGAGAAGATGCTGCGCTGGCGGCAGCACGCTCTCCTAGTCCTGCGCCGCATCTCGCCGGCGAACGTGTGTCCCGCCGCGTGGGCCGGTGGGGCGAGCTACCATGGCTCTGCGCTGGAGGACAGGAAGGGGAAGGCGGCGCCTTTGCAG TGGTTTGGTGTGTGCAGGCTCGTGGCATGGTGGACAGGTTCCGGCTGCGCGCgaggggcggcgacggcggcaatGGCTGCGTCAGCCAGAGGCGCTCCAGGTCCGACCGCCAAGGCAGGCCTGACG GTGGCAATGGAGGAACAGGTGGTGATGTCATTCTTGAGTGCTCTGGGTCTATCTGGGATTTCAGTAGCTTGCAACATCATACG AAAGCTGGCCGAGGAGGCCATGGACTTCCTAAGAATCAGATAGGAACAAGGGGTTCTGACAAG GTCGCACGGGTACCAGTTGGCACAGTGATTCATCTAGTCTGTGGGGAGCTACCTTTTTTCACTGTAAATACACCGACCAGATCTCTAGATCCCTGGGATATCCCAGATGCTGCAGAACACTCTGCGGCCAGTTCTGATCAGATGAACAGCAGGGAGAGCATTAATGGAAATGAATCTAAAAGAGGAAGCAACGATCAGTGGGAGAAGCAAACATGCTCTGGTACAGGTTCCAAGACTGGCTTTCCGAACACTGAAGATTATAATGTAAGTAGCACTCAACATAAGGTTGAGATAGATGAAACGGATCCGTTTGATAGCGAGTATGATGAATTTTGGGAGGATGAAGACGAGGATGactcggaggaggaagatacggaagaggagagggaggaagatgatgtACAGTATTCTGTCGCCGAACTGACAAGACCTGGGCAACGGTTGATTGTAGCACAAGGAGGGGAGGGTGGACTAGGGAATGTTTCTATAGGCAAGGGCATGCGAATGTCCAAAGAAAATAGGCTACAGGAGATAGCCCGTTTGAGTGGTGGACAGCAAGGAACAGAGAGCTTTCTTGTCTTGGAACTGAAGAGCATCGCTGATGTTGGCCTTGTTGGTTTGCCTAATGCCGGGAAGAGTACATTGCTGAGTGCGCTCTCTAGGGCTCAGCCGGAGATAGCTGACTATGCATTCACCACACTGAGGCCCAATATTGGTAGCTTAACCTACGAGGACTACTTCTCAGTGAAAGTGGCTGATATACCTGGTCTTATCAAAGGTGCTCATGAGAACCGTGGGCTTGGCCATGCCTTCTTGAGGCACATAGAGCGCACCAAAGTTCTGACATATGTGCTCGACTTGGCAGCCACGCTCAACGGTAGGAAGGGTACCCCGCCATGGGAGCAGCTGCACGATCTGGTCGTGGAACTGGAGCATTACCAGGAAGGCTTGACAAAGCGCCCGTCGTTGATCGTCGCAAACAAAATTGATGAAGAGGGAGCTGATGCAATGTACGACGAACTCAAGAGGAGAGTGCAGGGTGTTCCGATATTTCCGTTGTGTGCTATCCTGCAAGAGGGAGTGCCTGATCTGAGAGTTGGCCTGAGAGACCTTATGGATGCATCGGAACCACAGGTTGTTGATTTGAGCAAGATTATCGTAGACTAA
- the LOC100822883 gene encoding probable GTP-binding protein OBGM, mitochondrial isoform X3: MWRRRQHALLVLRRISPANVPPAWASYHGSVLEERKGKAAPLQARGMVDRFRLRARGGDGGNGCVSQRRSRSDRQGRPDGGNGGTGGDVILECSGSIWDFSSLQHHTKAGRGGHGLPKNQIGTRGSDKVARVPVGTVIHLVCGELPFFTVNTPTRSLDPWDIPDAAEHSAASSDQMNSRESINGNESKRGSNDQWEKQTCSGTGSKTGFPNTEDYNVSSTQHKVEIDETDPFDSEYDEFWEDEDEDDSEEEDTEEEREEDDVQYSVAELTRPGQRLIVAQGGEGGLGNVSIGKGMRMSKENRLQEIARLSGGQQGTESFLVLELKSIADVGLVGLPNAGKSTLLSALSRAQPEIADYAFTTLRPNIGSLTYEDYFSVKVADIPGLIKGAHENRGLGHAFLRHIERTKVLTYVLDLAATLNGRKGTPPWEQLHDLVVELEHYQEGLTKRPSLIVANKIDEEGADAMYDELKRRVQGVPIFPLCAILQEGVPDLRVGLRDLMDASEPQVVDLSKIIVD, translated from the exons GCTCGTGGCATGGTGGACAGGTTCCGGCTGCGCGCgaggggcggcgacggcggcaatGGCTGCGTCAGCCAGAGGCGCTCCAGGTCCGACCGCCAAGGCAGGCCTGACG GTGGCAATGGAGGAACAGGTGGTGATGTCATTCTTGAGTGCTCTGGGTCTATCTGGGATTTCAGTAGCTTGCAACATCATACG AAAGCTGGCCGAGGAGGCCATGGACTTCCTAAGAATCAGATAGGAACAAGGGGTTCTGACAAG GTCGCACGGGTACCAGTTGGCACAGTGATTCATCTAGTCTGTGGGGAGCTACCTTTTTTCACTGTAAATACACCGACCAGATCTCTAGATCCCTGGGATATCCCAGATGCTGCAGAACACTCTGCGGCCAGTTCTGATCAGATGAACAGCAGGGAGAGCATTAATGGAAATGAATCTAAAAGAGGAAGCAACGATCAGTGGGAGAAGCAAACATGCTCTGGTACAGGTTCCAAGACTGGCTTTCCGAACACTGAAGATTATAATGTAAGTAGCACTCAACATAAGGTTGAGATAGATGAAACGGATCCGTTTGATAGCGAGTATGATGAATTTTGGGAGGATGAAGACGAGGATGactcggaggaggaagatacggaagaggagagggaggaagatgatgtACAGTATTCTGTCGCCGAACTGACAAGACCTGGGCAACGGTTGATTGTAGCACAAGGAGGGGAGGGTGGACTAGGGAATGTTTCTATAGGCAAGGGCATGCGAATGTCCAAAGAAAATAGGCTACAGGAGATAGCCCGTTTGAGTGGTGGACAGCAAGGAACAGAGAGCTTTCTTGTCTTGGAACTGAAGAGCATCGCTGATGTTGGCCTTGTTGGTTTGCCTAATGCCGGGAAGAGTACATTGCTGAGTGCGCTCTCTAGGGCTCAGCCGGAGATAGCTGACTATGCATTCACCACACTGAGGCCCAATATTGGTAGCTTAACCTACGAGGACTACTTCTCAGTGAAAGTGGCTGATATACCTGGTCTTATCAAAGGTGCTCATGAGAACCGTGGGCTTGGCCATGCCTTCTTGAGGCACATAGAGCGCACCAAAGTTCTGACATATGTGCTCGACTTGGCAGCCACGCTCAACGGTAGGAAGGGTACCCCGCCATGGGAGCAGCTGCACGATCTGGTCGTGGAACTGGAGCATTACCAGGAAGGCTTGACAAAGCGCCCGTCGTTGATCGTCGCAAACAAAATTGATGAAGAGGGAGCTGATGCAATGTACGACGAACTCAAGAGGAGAGTGCAGGGTGTTCCGATATTTCCGTTGTGTGCTATCCTGCAAGAGGGAGTGCCTGATCTGAGAGTTGGCCTGAGAGACCTTATGGATGCATCGGAACCACAGGTTGTTGATTTGAGCAAGATTATCGTAGACTAA
- the LOC100822883 gene encoding probable GTP-binding protein OBGM, mitochondrial isoform X2 codes for MLRWRQHALLVLRRISPANVCPAAWAGGASYHGSALEDRKGKAAPLQARGMVDRFRLRARGGDGGNGCVSQRRSRSDRQGRPDGGNGGTGGDVILECSGSIWDFSSLQHHTKAGRGGHGLPKNQIGTRGSDKVARVPVGTVIHLVCGELPFFTVNTPTRSLDPWDIPDAAEHSAASSDQMNSRESINGNESKRGSNDQWEKQTCSGTGSKTGFPNTEDYNVSSTQHKVEIDETDPFDSEYDEFWEDEDEDDSEEEDTEEEREEDDVQYSVAELTRPGQRLIVAQGGEGGLGNVSIGKGMRMSKENRLQEIARLSGGQQGTESFLVLELKSIADVGLVGLPNAGKSTLLSALSRAQPEIADYAFTTLRPNIGSLTYEDYFSVKVADIPGLIKGAHENRGLGHAFLRHIERTKVLTYVLDLAATLNGRKGTPPWEQLHDLVVELEHYQEGLTKRPSLIVANKIDEEGADAMYDELKRRVQGVPIFPLCAILQEGVPDLRVGLRDLMDASEPQVVDLSKIIVD; via the exons ATGCTGCGCTGGCGGCAGCACGCTCTCCTAGTCCTGCGCCGCATCTCGCCGGCGAACGTGTGTCCCGCCGCGTGGGCCGGTGGGGCGAGCTACCATGGCTCTGCGCTGGAGGACAGGAAGGGGAAGGCGGCGCCTTTGCAG GCTCGTGGCATGGTGGACAGGTTCCGGCTGCGCGCgaggggcggcgacggcggcaatGGCTGCGTCAGCCAGAGGCGCTCCAGGTCCGACCGCCAAGGCAGGCCTGACG GTGGCAATGGAGGAACAGGTGGTGATGTCATTCTTGAGTGCTCTGGGTCTATCTGGGATTTCAGTAGCTTGCAACATCATACG AAAGCTGGCCGAGGAGGCCATGGACTTCCTAAGAATCAGATAGGAACAAGGGGTTCTGACAAG GTCGCACGGGTACCAGTTGGCACAGTGATTCATCTAGTCTGTGGGGAGCTACCTTTTTTCACTGTAAATACACCGACCAGATCTCTAGATCCCTGGGATATCCCAGATGCTGCAGAACACTCTGCGGCCAGTTCTGATCAGATGAACAGCAGGGAGAGCATTAATGGAAATGAATCTAAAAGAGGAAGCAACGATCAGTGGGAGAAGCAAACATGCTCTGGTACAGGTTCCAAGACTGGCTTTCCGAACACTGAAGATTATAATGTAAGTAGCACTCAACATAAGGTTGAGATAGATGAAACGGATCCGTTTGATAGCGAGTATGATGAATTTTGGGAGGATGAAGACGAGGATGactcggaggaggaagatacggaagaggagagggaggaagatgatgtACAGTATTCTGTCGCCGAACTGACAAGACCTGGGCAACGGTTGATTGTAGCACAAGGAGGGGAGGGTGGACTAGGGAATGTTTCTATAGGCAAGGGCATGCGAATGTCCAAAGAAAATAGGCTACAGGAGATAGCCCGTTTGAGTGGTGGACAGCAAGGAACAGAGAGCTTTCTTGTCTTGGAACTGAAGAGCATCGCTGATGTTGGCCTTGTTGGTTTGCCTAATGCCGGGAAGAGTACATTGCTGAGTGCGCTCTCTAGGGCTCAGCCGGAGATAGCTGACTATGCATTCACCACACTGAGGCCCAATATTGGTAGCTTAACCTACGAGGACTACTTCTCAGTGAAAGTGGCTGATATACCTGGTCTTATCAAAGGTGCTCATGAGAACCGTGGGCTTGGCCATGCCTTCTTGAGGCACATAGAGCGCACCAAAGTTCTGACATATGTGCTCGACTTGGCAGCCACGCTCAACGGTAGGAAGGGTACCCCGCCATGGGAGCAGCTGCACGATCTGGTCGTGGAACTGGAGCATTACCAGGAAGGCTTGACAAAGCGCCCGTCGTTGATCGTCGCAAACAAAATTGATGAAGAGGGAGCTGATGCAATGTACGACGAACTCAAGAGGAGAGTGCAGGGTGTTCCGATATTTCCGTTGTGTGCTATCCTGCAAGAGGGAGTGCCTGATCTGAGAGTTGGCCTGAGAGACCTTATGGATGCATCGGAACCACAGGTTGTTGATTTGAGCAAGATTATCGTAGACTAA